A genomic stretch from Setaria viridis chromosome 1, Setaria_viridis_v4.0, whole genome shotgun sequence includes:
- the LOC117861201 gene encoding nicotianamine aminotransferase 1 isoform X1 produces MDGNHAAGATPRAWRICRQSVGVPLSAAGAMSIRAVLDRVFSAVDSSGPRPVLAIGNGDPTASASFRPPLEAEEAVVEALRSKKHNGYSPTVGFLQARRAIAEYLSQDLPYQLSPDDIYLTAGCCQAIDVMISILAQPGSNILLPKPGFPLYESRTMFSNLEERHFNLIPDRGWEADLESMEALADENTVAMVIINPSNPCGSVYSHDHLAKIAETARKLGIIIIADEVYDHLAFGNKPFIPMGVFADIVPVITLGSISKRWLVPGWRLGWIATCDPNGILKEAKVDKSIESYINITNDPATFIQGAVPKIIANTKEDYFNKILNLLRNSADLCYGKIKEIRGITCPHKPEGSMFVMVKLDLCYLDGILDDLDFCCRLAKEESVIVLPGSALGMKDWIRITFACDIPTLENALERIKSFCQRHANKLEA; encoded by the exons ATGGATGGGAACCACGCCGCCGGAGCGACACCGCGGGCGTGGCGCATCTGCCGGCAGTCCGTGGGCGTGCCACTATCAGCCGCGGGGGCCATGAGCATCCGCGCGGTGCTCGACCGCGTCTTCTCCGCCGTCGACTCCTCCGGCCCACGCCCTGTCCTGGCGATCGGCAACGGCGACCCCACCGCCTCTGCCAGCTTCAGGCCTCCGCTCGAGGCCGAGGAGGCCGTCGTGGAGGCACTCCGCTCCAAGAAGCACAACGGCTACTCCCCAACCGTCGGTTTCCTGCAGGCGCGCCG TGCTATTGCGGAGTACCTATCTCAGGATCTTCCTTACCAGCTTTCACCGGATGATATTTACCTCACTGCTGGATGCTGCCAAgctattgatgtcatgatctcCATCCTTGCGCAGCCTGGCTCCAACATCTTGCTTCCCAAACCTGGGTTTCCGTTGTATGAGTCACGAACCATGTTCAGTAATCTAGAGGAACGTCATTTCAACCTTATTCCTGACCGAGGCTGGGAGGCTGACCTAGAGTCCATGGAGGCTCTTGCTGATGAGAACACGGTTGCCATGGTCATTATAAATCCCAGTAACCCTTGTGGGAGTGTGTACTCACATGATCATTTGGCCAAA ATTGCAGAGACTGCAAGGAAACTTGGAATAATAATCATTGCCGACGAGGTGTATGACCATTTGGCTTTTGGGAATAAGCCTTTTATACCAATGGGTGTCTTTGCAGATATAGTTCCTGTGATCACCCTGGGATCTATATCTAAAAGATGGCTTGTGCCTGGTTGGCGTCTTGGTTGGATAGCAACGTGCGacccgaatggcatcttaaagGAAGCCAAG GTTGACAAATCTATTGAAAGCTATATTAATATTACAAATGATCCTGCAACATTTATCCAG GGTGCAGTCCCTAAAATAATAGCCAACACCAAGGAAGATTACTTCAacaaaatacttaatcttttgCGAAACTCAGCAGATTTATGCTATGGTAAAATAAAGGAGATTAGGGGCATTACATGCCCTCATAAGCCAGAGGGATCAATGTTTGTCATG GTAAAGCTGGATCTTTGTTACTTGGATGGCATCCTGGATGATTTGGACTTCTGCTGCAGGTTGGCAAAAGAGGAGTCTGTAATAGTGTTACCAG
- the LOC117861201 gene encoding nicotianamine aminotransferase 1 isoform X2, whose product MEGNGGASATTWRISRPPGRGAPRSDAGSMSIRVVLARVFSSVDASGPRPVLTLGSGDPTACASFRPPPEAEDAIVDALRSGKHNGYSPTVGVLPARRAIAEYLSQDLPYQLSPDDIYLTAGCCQAIDVMISILAQPGSNILLPKPGFPLYESRTMFSNLEERHFNLIPDRGWEADLESMEALADENTVAMVIINPSNPCGSVYSHDHLAKIAETARKLGIIIIADEVYDHLAFGNKPFIPMGVFADIVPVITLGSISKRWLVPGWRLGWIATCDPNGILKEAKVDKSIESYINITNDPATFIQGAVPKIIANTKEDYFNKILNLLRNSADLCYGKIKEIRGITCPHKPEGSMFVMVKLDLCYLDGILDDLDFCCRLAKEESVIVLPGSALGMKDWIRITFACDIPTLENALERIKSFCQRHANKLEA is encoded by the exons ATGGAGGGGAACGGCGGCGCCAGCGCGACGACATGGCGTATCTCCCGGCCGCCCGGGCGGGGTGCGCCGCGGTCGGACGCCGGGAGCATGAGCATCCGCGTGGTGCTCGCCCGCGTCTTCTCCTCGGTAGACGCCTCGGGCCCGCGGCCCGTGCTGACGCTCGGCAGCGGTGACCCGACCGCCTGCGCCTCCTTCAGGCCTCCGCCCGAGGCTGAAGATGCTATAGTGGACGCGCTCCGATCCGGGAAGCACAACGGGTACTCTCCGACCGTCGGCGTCCTCCCCGCGCGCCG TGCTATTGCGGAGTACCTATCTCAGGATCTTCCTTACCAGCTTTCACCGGATGATATTTACCTCACTGCTGGATGCTGCCAAgctattgatgtcatgatctcCATCCTTGCGCAGCCTGGCTCCAACATCTTGCTTCCCAAACCTGGGTTTCCGTTGTATGAGTCACGAACCATGTTCAGTAATCTAGAGGAACGTCATTTCAACCTTATTCCTGACCGAGGCTGGGAGGCTGACCTAGAGTCCATGGAGGCTCTTGCTGATGAGAACACGGTTGCCATGGTCATTATAAATCCCAGTAACCCTTGTGGGAGTGTGTACTCACATGATCATTTGGCCAAA ATTGCAGAGACTGCAAGGAAACTTGGAATAATAATCATTGCCGACGAGGTGTATGACCATTTGGCTTTTGGGAATAAGCCTTTTATACCAATGGGTGTCTTTGCAGATATAGTTCCTGTGATCACCCTGGGATCTATATCTAAAAGATGGCTTGTGCCTGGTTGGCGTCTTGGTTGGATAGCAACGTGCGacccgaatggcatcttaaagGAAGCCAAG GTTGACAAATCTATTGAAAGCTATATTAATATTACAAATGATCCTGCAACATTTATCCAG GGTGCAGTCCCTAAAATAATAGCCAACACCAAGGAAGATTACTTCAacaaaatacttaatcttttgCGAAACTCAGCAGATTTATGCTATGGTAAAATAAAGGAGATTAGGGGCATTACATGCCCTCATAAGCCAGAGGGATCAATGTTTGTCATG GTAAAGCTGGATCTTTGTTACTTGGATGGCATCCTGGATGATTTGGACTTCTGCTGCAGGTTGGCAAAAGAGGAGTCTGTAATAGTGTTACCAG